The region CATGGATCTACGACATCTCGGCCGAGGGCCCGACCATGAAATTCCGGGTAGCCCGCACCGGTATGGCCACCACCACTCCTCAGGTGGGTTATGTATCGGTTGTGGTCAAGGATCCGATCGTTGTGAACACCGCCAATAACAACAATGCCATGCTGGATCCCTGGGAGACCGATACCCTTAAGGTTACCTTCCGCAATACCGGCAACGCCATCACCGTCGGGGCCCGCTGTTCGCTGTATGTGGTCACCGGCGGAGCCTATGTGGAGAGCATCAGCCCCACCACTACTGTAGTGGTAGGCAGCGGAGCCATGGCCACCAATGCCGAAGCCCAGAGCGGACCGTTCGTGGTCAAGATCAAGAAGGACGTTCCCAAATTCACCGACATAGTGTTCGGGGTCATATTCCGCAGCACCACCCCGGCCTACAGCACCACCAGCAACTTCGGCTTAAGGGTCAGCGGACTTAAAGTTGTCACGACCTACGACTTTACCGATATCCGGGTGGGCGGAGCCACCTGGAGCTACCGGATCCAGCCCTCCTCGGTGGCGATATTGGCCGACACCGTGTTCTTATGCAACGCCAACCTGGATAATGCCACCTTCCAGACCAGGATCTATGCGGTCAAGAAGGGCACTACCAATAACCCGCTGGTGGGCGGTGTGGGCGGCGACACCATCCGCTCAGCCAACAACCATGGCTCGTGGCATTCAACCGCACATTACGGCGGCGGCCTGGATATCGACAATTCCAAGAACCTGTGGATATCCCTGCAGGATTCCATTATCCAGACCAACCGTGCTGCTATCAAAATATCCGGCTTAATGGCCCCCAACTGTGACTGGGGCGGAACCCCGATGAAGCGCATCCGCGGCATAGCCTTTGGTCCTTCGGTGGTGGATACCTTCGGGCCGAACCTGCTCTCCGGGGACTCTTTGTGGGCCTACTGGCAGAATTATGACATGTATTCCGAATCCCTGATGGTCTACAGCAAGTCGCTCTCCGGCACCGCTGTCAAGCGCTACGGCTACAGCTGGGATGATGCGCTGGCTTCCGACAACGTATTGAATGGCAAAGGCGAATGGTGGAACGGCCGGGCCTTGGAATACGACGGTTCCAGCATCTGGACCTCCTCGGTGTGGCAGAACGTCATGATCCGCCGCAATGCCCTCAATGCCACCACCATGGATATCATGCCCGGGCCGTCCAGCTACGGCTCCTACGGCACCTACGGCATGGGCATCGAGGCCACCAACGCCGCCGGCGTTCCCTACGCCCCGGTGGGAGCGGCCGCTTTCGCGCCCGGCGCCGCCGGAACCAGGTTCTACCTGTATTGCGCCTCCATGGACGAGGGCAAGATATATAAGGTGGACATGACCGACTTCGTGCTGCCCACACCTCCGGACAGCGTCAAGGTGGTGGATACCGGAGCCAATAACGTGCTGACCTGGTGGAAAGCCAATGACGGCGACCAGAAGGTGGCCCAGTATATCATCTACCGCCAGGCCCCGGGTAGCACCACACCGCCCACCTCAGGCGACGAACTGATCAGGGTCCAAAACCTTTACGGCGGCCCGGCCACCCATACCTACACCGACGTGGGCGCCGGAGCCAAGATCGCCTATGTCTATACCATCAAAACCCTCAACTACTACGGCGAGGGAACCTGGGGCGCCTCGGTAAGCGCTCCGCTGGTCCCGACCGCGGTGGAACTGACCGCATTTGCCTGCGTCCAGGCCGGCGGCAATTCGGTTACCATCAACTGGCAGACCGCCTCCGAGATGGACAACTATAAGTGGGAGATCGAGCGCTCCACCGACAGCGAGAGCTTCACCAATGTCTGGTCCATCGATGTGGACGGGACCAACCCCTACGGCGACAAATACTCCTATACCGACAAAGTTCCATCGGTTGGCGTGTATTATTACCGTCTGGTTGATGTCTCCAAGACCGGCGAGAAGACCTATCACGGACCGATCTCGGTAGTGGTGGGTGCGGTGTATGCCTTGGGGCAGAATTATCCCAACCCCATCGGAAAAAGCCCGGCCACCATCAAGTACTCGCTGAAGAATCCGGGCCAGACCAGCCTGAAGATCTACAACCTGCTGGGCGAAGAGGTCAAGACCCTGGTCAATGCCAAACAGGACGCCAACTTCTACACGATTCCCTGGGACGGCCGTGACAACAAGGGGCAGTCGGTCGCCAATGGAGTGTACTTCTACAAGCTGAACTCCGGCGAATTCAGCGCCACCAAGAAGATGATGGTTTTGAGGTAAACAGTTTCCCCCAGGGCGGCGTTCCGACATGGACGCCGCCCTTCTTTAAATCAGGCGAACTTTGGCAGATTTCATCTGCCCTATAGGCGGCGCCATCCGGGAATGACGCATTTCCTTGGCATTTTCAGCTGGCGGCGGCGGTTAGTTTCGCAGGGGGCTTGAAAATAAATCTAATTGGATGGAATATTTTAAATGATGGGATCGCGAAAAATGATAGGGGAGATCATGGTCTCCCTGGGCTATGTTTCCATAGAGCACATTAACGAAGCCCGTCGGCATCAGATGCAGGGCGCCGGGAAGCGGATAGGAGAGTGCCTGGTGGAATTGGGCTACATCCAGGAGGAGGAAGTGAAAAGAGCCTTGACCGTTCAGGGTCACGGTTGATGGCAAGGATAAAACCGCTATCTGGTTTAAAGGCGTTCTCTGTTATGGAGAAAGCCTTTTTATTTAATTCCAAACTGTATCATCCTGGCTTGTGATGAAAAATAACTGGAAATGGCTGTTGGCCGGCTGTTCCCTGCTGGTGCTGATCACCGGGCTTTCGCTGACCCCGGTTTCCGACCCCGACCTGTGGATCATGCTGGCCACCGGCCGGTATATTGCCGAAAGCGGCCAGATTCCGCATACTGATCTCTGGAGCCACACCGCCTTCGGCCAGCCCTGGGTGATGCACGAATGGCTGCCGTCGGTCATCCTGTACGGCCTGCATAAGATCGCCGGCTTCCCGGGGATCGTGATCCTGAAGATCCTATTGCTGAACCTGGTCTTTTTTATCGGCATTATCGCCGCCCGGAGGAAGGGGCTGAATCCCCTGGTGGTTCTGCCGGTCATGGCCCTGGCGGTACTGGCCAGCCAGATAGGTTTCAGCGAGAGGGTTCAGATAGCCACTTTTCTGGCCCTGGCAGCGGAGATCTTTCTGCTGGACCGGCTGGAAAGGGGCGGGATTTCCGCCAAGGCCTTTCTGATTTTCATTGCCGCAGGCTTCGTTTTATGGGCCAATTCACATCTGGGCCTGATGTCCGGGCTGGCGGTTCTATTCATATATTGCCTTGATTCCGCCGTGGCCGGTTTTCGCCAGGGCCGCTGGTTCACTTTCCGGGTTATGGCCCTGGGTTTTTTAATCGCCTGCCTGGCGGTGCTGATCAACCCCTATGGGATATCACTGGTCAAGCCTTTTTTTAAATTCTATTTTGACCCCCAGCTGATAGCGTTTGACAAACTAATATACGGCACCATCCACGAATATACCTCAATTTTCTCTCCCTCTATCATGGGCGATGCCGCGGTACGATGGGGGCTGGGCTGGATGGCCTTCTCCGCCCTGGGGATTATCTTAAACTGGCGAAATTTTCGGTTATCCAGTCTGCTGTTGTGGCTGGGATTTTTCTATCTGGCCTTTTATGCCGTCAGATTCGTCCCGCTTTTTGTTTTTGCCACCCTGGGCTTTACGGCTGTGAACTGGAACCAGATATTTTCCGGCGCTCGGCATTTGAAAATACCAGAGAAATACGCCGGGAGGTTATCCAAACCAGTCTTCGGAGCTATCTGTCTGGCGATCATCCTGGCCGGAGTGTTGTCGGGCTTCGGCCTGGCCGGGAAGCGGGGCGGGGGACATCCTTTGGGACTGGATGGCAGGCTCTTTCCGGTGGAGGGGACGAGATTCGTAAAAACAAATTTTCCGGATCCGAAAATACTCAACGACTTCATGGATGGCGGCTATCTGATCTGGAACAACATCCCGGTCTTCATAGACGGCCGGATGGCGCCCTTCAGGTATGTTTTGGAGGATTATATCTCCATCATCAAGGGGGATACAGCCCTGATGAATAAATATGACCTTGATCTGGCCCTGCTGCGCTATCCCCGCAGCGGGAAGTCCCTAAGCAGCAGATTGCATGGGTATTTCTCCGGCAGCAGCCAATGGGCTCTGGTATATTGGGACGATATCTGCCTGGTATTTGCCAGAAGAACGGACCGGTATAAAGGCCGGATCGCGAAATACGAATATAAATATTTAAACCCGATCTTTACCAATCCCGCCTCCCCGCCGGACGGGTTCCAGCGGGAACTGTCCCGGGCGATAGGGCAGAACCCCGGGTTGGTAACCCCCTATCTGGCGGCCTTCAATTATTATTACCAGAGGGATCTGGCCCTGGCGGAAAATTACGTCCGGCAGGGACTGGCCATTGACGGCGGCGATGCCAGTCTGCACAATAACCTGGGGAATATCTATCTGACCAAGGGACAAAATAAGGAGGCGGTGGGAGAATATTTAAAAGCCATAGCATTAGACAGGAATATCTCCGAGGCCTATTGCAATATCGGCTATATTCGTGAGATGGACGGCAATTACCGGGAAGCTGAAAAATATTATCTTAAGGTAATGGAAGATATTGACCCGCTGAACACCTGGGCCTATAACCGGATGGGCATGATGCTGATAAACCAGGGGAGGCCCCGGGAGGCGGTCAAGTATCTGACAAAAGGGGCCGCCATAGATCAAAATTCAGAGGCTGCCTGGAATTTAAGAAAACTGAGAGCCATATATTAGCTTAAAAGTATACAAAAATGACACTATGGCGCAATATTTGCATTTGAGTTAATTGTTGTAATTACAAACGATAAAGAAATACTGCTAAATATTCCTTAAAATACATGAATATTGGCTGAATTAATAGTTGATATTCATTTTTTTAAGCTACTTATGAGGTAAATCACATTTACTCAAACGGTATAATACTTGCATTAATGAATTATGTAAACGTTAATTTTTTAGGAGCGGGACAATGGGAAAACATAAATTGTTGATAGCGGGTTTGTTGGTCTTCATCTGCGGAATATCCTGGGCGGCCAACACCCAGACCATCACCTATAAGGATTCCTGGTCCAAGCGAGGCATCACTGTAAAAAATCAGACCAAGGGAAGCCTTAATCTGGTCTATTCCGTCAACAACTTCAACTTTGAGGAGAAGGATGTTGAGGGAGCCAAGGCTAAGGCGGTGGTAACCGAAGGATCGGTCCTGCCCATCGGCGCCGGGTATCCCGACCTGCCGGTGATCAGCAATTATGTGGCCGTCCCCAACGGGGCCGTTCCCCGGGTGAAGATCCTGTCCTACCGCGAGGAAAGATTCCAGAATGTGGACATCGCCCCGGGCATGGAGATCCCCACCGAGCAGGACAAGACCTTCAAGCCCCTGGCCAAGAATACCGAGGTCTATTCCAAGAATGAATTTTTCCCCAGTGATTTCGTGATCAAGTCCCCGGTCCAGAAAATGAGGGGGGTGGATGTTTTCATCCTGTCGTTGTCGCCTTTCAGATATAACCCAGTCACCAAGGAATTGATCGTCCGCCGGGACATGGAGGTCGAGGTGACATTTGAGGGGGGCAAGGGCGAGTTCGGCGACGATCTTTACCGCCATCCGATGTTTGAGCGGATCCTCCAGCAGAACATCATAAATTACAGTTCACTGGAGCCCACCAAATATTCCGAGATCCACGAGAAGATGGCCGCCGACGATCCCTCCAAGGAGGCTGGCCAGTTCGAATATATCATCATCGTTCCCAACGATCCCATTTTCATAGCCTGGGCCGACACCCTCAAGCTGTTCCGCAAGAAGCAGGGCATCAAGACCGGCATCTTCACCACCGCCGAGACCGGCAACACCCCGGACTCGATGGAGGCTTTCATAGACAACGCCTACAACACCTGGACCATAAAACCGCTGGCGGTGCTGATGATGTCCGACCTGGCCCCTTCCGCCAAGGCCTATGGCCTGACCTCGTCCAAGTTAATGCTTCATCCAGGCGGCTATCCCCAGTATGTCTCGGACAACGTCTTCGCCGATATCAATATTACCAACACCGCCTCCACCTGGGACAACGGCGGGGCCCCGGAGATGGTGTTCGCCCGGATGCCGGCCCAGACCGTCACCCATTGCTCCACCATGGTGCGTAAGATTATCCGGTACGAGACCTCACCGCCCTCCAGCGCCTCTTTCTACAACACGCCGATATCGGCGGCCGGCTGGCAGACGGACAGATGGTTTGGCATATGCACCGAGATCGTTCGGGGGTTTTTAGTCAACAAGCTGGGGAAGACACCCGCCCAGCAATATAACGTAGTGGGCGGGTATAGCGCCCCTGCGGCGGGGGCCGCCTGGTCATCCACCAATCCCAGCGCATTGGTGGCGGCCTACGGCACGGCCGGGGAAGGATATATCGCCAACACCGTTCCTTCGGGTATGAACTGGAACAGCGGCTCGACGGCCGGGATGATCAATGCCGTCAATAACGGCGGTTTCATGATCATGCACCGCGACCACGGCCTGTATAGCGGATGGGGAGAGCCCGATTTTCAGGGATCGGACATCGCCAGCCTTACCAACACCAATCACACCTTCGTCTTCTCAATGAACTGCCAGACCGGGGCATTCCAATACGCTACAGCACCGGGTACTTTTTCCGAAATTTTTCATCGCAGCCGATACGGAGCCTTGGGAGTGATGTGCGCCACCGAGGTGTCGTACTCATTCGTCAACGACGCTATTATCATGGGCATCATGGACGGGATGTGGCCCAATTTCAATACTACCAACAATTGGGATGTGCCCAATGCCGGCACCGGCCAGACCTACGACCGCTACACCGAGGATTTAAGGCCGGCCTTTGCCATGGTCTCCGGCAAGTGGCATTTAATGACCCAGACCTACACCGACCCGGCCATTCCGGCCGACTACAAGGAATTCACCTGCCAGTTGTTCCACGTCTTCGGCGATCCCTTTATGACCTTCTGCTCGCAGGTTCCGGATACCTTTGCGCTGACCTATAACGCCAGCATCAATACCGGGACCCAGACCTTCAACGTCAACGTCAAGAAAAAGGGTGGGGCCAATCTCCAGGGCGCTCTGGTGGGACTGTATATGTCTGTTCCGGCCAAGGGTTCGACCAAAGCCACCGACATCTGCACCTCCAAGCTGAGCGACGCCAGCGGCAATGTTTCTTTCACCATCAATCCTGCCAATGCCGGCCAGTTGACGGTAACGGCCACCAAGTCCAATTTCGTCCGGGGCAATTTCGCCTCCACCGTCAGCCTGCCCGGAGCGGTCAGCTTAGCCAGCTTTACCGCCGCACCATCCTCCGGAGGGGTGCTGCTGTCCTGGCAGACGGCCAGCGAGGTCAACTGTCAGTCCTGGAGGATCGAACGCTCGACTGTGGCGGACGGATCCTTTGATGAGATCGGCACGGTCAACGGCAACGGCACCGTTTATGAAATAAGCAACTACCAGTTCACCGACGCTTCAATTCCCACGGTAGGGGAGTATTATTATAAACTGGTGGAGATCGATGTCTCCGGCAAGGAGACCACCTTCGGTCCGATCAATGTAAGTTACTCGGGCCCGTTGGCATCCTATGATTATAAATTAGAGCAGAGCTATCCCAACCCCACCACCGGGGGGGTGGCCATCAAATATTCGCTGAAAGAGCCGGGACAGACCAGTCTAAAGATATATAATATCCTTGGGGCCGAGATCAAAACCCTGATCAACGCCAGACAGAATGCCGGCAGTTTCTCCGCTCCTTGGAATGGCCGGGATAACAGCGGGCGGGAAGTGGCCAAAGGGGTGTACTTCTATAAATTAGTCACGGGAAATTTCAGCGCCACCAGGAAGCTGATGCTTTTGAGGTAAGCATTTAACAATATCTTCAAAGGGCGGCGTTCTTTATGAACGCCGCCCTTTTAGTAACTTGGTAATTGAATAGGTGAATAATCCTTACCCGTTTTTTGAACGTCCTTGTTGTCATGCGCACCAAAGGCGCATTTCGGCTAAACTTATTTTACTTTCTGTACTCAACCCGCCAGAGGCGGATTTCAACTTAGTTTAATTATTTACGTTTTGGTGTTCAACCCGTGAAGCCCTGTCCCCACGAAAGTGGGGATTGTCCTCGACATAGGTCGGGGAACGGGCATCCAGGCCTGGATTCCCGACCTCTCCCTGCCTTCCGGCTTCCCTCTCCAATGTGGAGAGAGCCTGCACTGAGTAAAGCCCATTGTTGCACCAAACGAAGTGGAGTGAGGGAGCGGTCAGGGAATGACAAATTGCTGTCCTTCTTGCCGGTGATGTTTGATATAAAAGGGGGTAGGCGGTCTCAATATAATGGCTGGCCATTGATGATATATATTTAGCGGTAATTTAAGAAAAGACCTTAGATAGGTAAGTAATAAATATTACAATAACTTATAAGTTAATTGCAAATATTGCCTTTTCTGCAATTAGTGCGCCTCCAAATATTTACATAAATTTAATTTTGGTTAAAACATTTTGCAGAGCAATGAGTTAAGATGCATCAATTGTGGCATAATTATTGCAATAATTTATAAACAAAGGAATTATATACCAAAGTCGAAATTTTATTAAGGGGTTATAAATGCATAAAAAGTCAGTAATTATTTTAGCGGTTGCGATGCTGGCGGCTTCCCAAGCCCTGGCAACCGACCCCACCGTCCTGAAATTCCGGATCGGCGCTTTTTCCACCAGCAACGGGATGCCTTCTTACAAAAATCTGGGGCTGGAGCGGGCCGAGGTGGTTAAATCAGATGAAGCGGCCTATTACCTGGTTCAGTTCACCGGGCCGGTGCTGGACGCCTGGCGCGACCAGGTGGTGCGGGTCGGGGGCAAGGTATTCGATTACATCCCCAATTATGCTCACATCGTTAAAATGACCCCGCAGGTAAAAGCCTTGGTGGAAAAAATGCCCATGGTGCAATTCGTGGGCTATAACCAGCCGGCCTTCCGCATCAGCCCATATTTGCTTTCAGCGCCCGAGCAATTCCCTCTTGACGATCCGGGAAAAATCATGCTAAAGATCTTGACGTTTGAGGTGGCCGACGCCAAACCGGTGATGGACCGGCTGCTGGCCAAAAAAGACGTAAGTTACGATAAGCATGGCGAGAATATCATCTGTATCTGGATTCCGACCGACCAGGCCATCGAGATCGCCAAGGAGATAGCCAATTATCCCGAAGTTTACTGGGTGGAGCGTTATGGCCGACCCAGCTTGCACAATGCCTGGAGCCGCTGGATAAACCAGAGCCTTGACACTACCAATATGAAAGCGGCGGCCGACTCCTGGAAATCGGCTCTTACCATGAACACAGCCAATGATTCCCTGATCATGCCGATATACAAGCGCGGACTCTACGGCCAGGGACAGATCGTGGGCGATGACGACACCGGCATGGACTGGGATAACATCTATTTCCGGGACGGCGCTGGGTTAAAACCGATTTTTGACAGGGATACGTCTTCAGTTACCGGGCGCGATACTTTGGTTTTCGGCACCAATGCCCACCGCAAGATAGTGGCCTACAATGTCTTTGCCGACACTTTCGACAATAACTCGTCAGGCCACGGAAGCCATACTGCCGGAAGCATTGGCGCCGACAGCCTGGGGTGGCTGACCACCCAGGCCTCTCTGCCACGGGCCATGGGCATGGCCCCCAAGTGCCGGATAGCCTTTTCCGATCTTGAACCAAGCACCGGCGGCTTGAATACCCCGGCAAATATCGGACGTATCTATATCTGGGCATACAACGCCGGAGCCCGTATCACTTCTTCCTCCTGGGGGTGGAGCGGCAGCAGCACCCTTGATTACTATCACACCGATAGCCGCAATATAGACACGGTAGCCTGGGCCCATCAGGACCTGGTGATGTTCCGCTCGGCCGGGAACGGCAACACCTCCGGCGAGAGGGTCAATTATCCGGCTACGGCCAAGAACATAGTCTGCGTGGGGGCCAGCGAATCGGGCTTTGGCTCAGGCGCCACCACTTGGGCGGTCAACGGCACTGCCACCCGTAACGAACTTTTAGATGTGGCCGAGTTTTCATCCCATGGACCGACCCAGGAAGGGCTAAGAAGGCCGACCCTGCTGGGATGCGGTGGCTGGTATATCTGGTCGGTGGATTCGGATGGGCTTTTAACCAGCAACAACACCGGCATCATGACCATGGGCGGCACCTCCATGTCCACGCCCACCATGGCCGGCATGGGAGCTTTGGTCAGGCAGTATCTTACAGAGGGTTGGTACCCCACCGGCACCAAGGTGGCTGGCAATGCCATCGTGGCTCCCAAAGGGGCCTTAATTAAATCTTTAATGATGCTGGCCACCAGGAACTTCAACGGGGCCTACAGTTGCGATGCACTCGCCAATGTAAGCAGTGTTTCCCAGAATGTGCCTTCCCAGGGCCAGGGCTGGGGCGGGGTGGTGCTGGATGACGCTTTATATTTCTCGGGCGATGCCCGCAAACTGAGGGTGGATGACGCCAAGAGTTTCACCGCCACCGGGCAGACCTATACCTATACCATCAACACAGGCACCTCTGTTACCCAGCCGCTAAAGATCGTGCTGGTATATTACGATTATCCATCGGCTGCACCTTCCTCCGATATCTCGGTCAACAATCTTAACCTGACAGTTACCGACGGCACCAATACCTACCTAGGCAATGTTTTCGGCCAGCCGGCCAGCAACGGCTTTTCCATAACCGGCGGCGCAGCTGATACCATAAACCCGGAAGAGGTGGTCTGGCTGGCGCCGGCCTCATCCAAGTCCAAGGCCAACCGGACATTTACGATAACCGTTACCGCAGCCACCATCAATCGCGGACCCCAACCCTTTGCCATCACGGTCGGAGGAGATATAGTCGCCAGCGCAGGGTTCCCCCAGGCGGTGGAGATGACCTCCTTCAGCGCCATGGCGGTTAACAATGTAGTCGAAGTCCGTTGGCGGACCGAGAGCGAGAAGGAATGCGATCATTGGCTGATAGAGCGCTCAACCACCGAAGACGGTAATTTTATTGAGGTGGGAAAAGTTGCGGGAAATCTGACTACCAACGAGCCGCATCAGTACAGCTATACCGATGCTTCCAATCTGCAGACAGGAATATATTACTATCGTTTGGCCGAGGTGGATCTAAGCGGGACCAAGACCTACTACGGGCCGATGCTGGTGGAGTTCGGGGGCAAGGATCTGCCCTTAAACTATCGCTTAGAGAAGGCCTATCCCAATCCGGCGGCATCAGGAGTGACCATCAAGTATGCTTTGAGGAATACCGGCCGGACATCGATCAAGGTCTACAACGTGCTGGGGCAGGAGATCAGGACCCTGGTGGACGGCATCCAGCCGGCGGGGTATTACAGCCTGCCGTGGGACGGGAAAGATTCCCGGGGCCAAAAAGCGGCCAACGGGGTTTATCTGTATAAGATGACAGCCGGGGAGTTCTCGGCCACCGGGAAGGTGATGATCATAAGGTAATATTAATTCATGAACAACAGTCCGATTTATCAAATCGGGCTGTTGTTTTATATTGTTATATGCTATAATCCTGCCAATTGAATTTAAGGAAATAATGCTTAAAAACAAAAAAATAAAAATCGTTTTGATTTTTATGGCCTCTCTGGCAATGTCGGTAGTAACAGCCTATGGTCAGGAGAGTGCCGACAAGATGCTGATTCGGGTTGATATATCCGATCCGGCAGTAGCCGAACGGCTGGCCAATATCGGATACGGCCTGGACGTGGCCGCCTACCGGCCCGGAGAGTATGCCGACATCGTCATCCGGCCCGACCAGCTGTGGCGGATACCGGGGGCCGGGCTGGCCTACAAGGTGCTGATGAACTCTCCCCGGGATGTCACTCCCTACAGTGGCAAGGCCGTTTATCATACTTATGACGGCATCAGGGCCGAGTTGAGGCAGATCGCGGCCGATCATCCCACCATCACCAAATTAGATACCTTGACAGTGGCCGCCCAGGGGGGAAAGGTGTGGTGCCTCAAAATTTCCAACAATCCCACGGTCAGCGATAATTCCCGCCACGGCATTTTGATAATGGGCAATCACCATGCCCGGGAGTGGATGACCCCGGAGGTATGCCTGTACATAGCCAATTACCTGACCAACAATTACAACCCCGCCGGGACCGATTCCATCTCCAGCCTGATCAAGACCAGGGAGATATACATCGTGCCGTTGGTCAACCCCGACGGTTTTATTTACGATAACGGAGGCAATTACGGGGCTGGTCTGTGGTGGCGCAAGAACCGGCGTCCGTTTGCCGGGTCGCCAGTCTATGGCGTGGACCTGAACCGGGGCTATGACGGCTCGGTGGACGGCGATATCCGGGGATCCTGGGGCGGCACGATAAACAGCTACACTAGCCCGGATTCGTCGAATGACGTATTTTACGGCGTGTCGCCCAGCGGCGAGCCGGAACAGCAGGCCATGATGAAGCTGGTCAAAGAACATAATATCGTGCTGTCCATCTCCTACCATAGCTATAGCGAACTGGTGCTGTGGCCGCTGGGCTATGTGGATTCCACCCTCAAGCGGGCGCCGGACAGCATCCAACTGCGTTATTTCGGCCAGCAGTCGGCGGCCCGGATCAAAAAATACCGCAGCGTCCAGAGTTATTCGCCCATGCAGAGCTCGGCCCTGTATCCCACCACCGGGGATTCCGACGGCTGGATCTACGGCTACGGCCTGACCCAGCTGGGCCGGGTGATCTTCCCCTACTGCGTGGAGGTGGACACCGCCTTCTACACCCCGCCCAGCCACATAGATTCGGTCTGTCCCCAGACCCTCAAAGGATTCATGTACCTGGCCATGCGCACCGACAGCTTAGTCAGCACCACCTCGCCGCCGCCGGTGCTGCCGCCGCCGGTGACCGGAGTGGCCTTCCCGTCGGCCAACACCGATTACCGCTTAAGCTGGAACCTGCCCAATCCGGCCTCGAATCCCACGGCCTACGAACTGCAGGAATTATCGGGGTTTTCAGCCACCACCGACACGGTCGGGGCTGTCGCCAATCCCAATATAGCCTTGAACGGCTTTGCCGCGTCCACCGTTAGAATGTACAACGGCAGCCGCAGCTATAGCAGCGGAATCAGTAATCAATATAATATCACCAGCATTACCACCACCAGGCCTTATCCGGTAAGTTCAAGCTCCGATTCTTTCAGTTTCTACAGCTATCAGAGACTGACAACCTTCGACCGGATCTGGGTGGAGATATCCACCGACGGACGCCAGTGGGATATTCTGGGCAAGCTCTTTCAGAACTCGCCAGTCTGGACTAAAAGGGCCTTTGCCGTAGATTCGGCCAAGTATTTCGGCAAGTCGGTTTATTTTCAGATCCGCCTGGTGTGGGATGGTTCGCTGACCACAGATAGCGTGTATATTGACGACATAAAACCGGTGGCCGCTTTTTCCTCGATCGCCACGGTTTCTAATTCCATCACC is a window of Candidatus Edwardsbacteria bacterium DNA encoding:
- a CDS encoding T9SS type A sorting domain-containing protein, whose protein sequence is MGKHKLLIAGLLVFICGISWAANTQTITYKDSWSKRGITVKNQTKGSLNLVYSVNNFNFEEKDVEGAKAKAVVTEGSVLPIGAGYPDLPVISNYVAVPNGAVPRVKILSYREERFQNVDIAPGMEIPTEQDKTFKPLAKNTEVYSKNEFFPSDFVIKSPVQKMRGVDVFILSLSPFRYNPVTKELIVRRDMEVEVTFEGGKGEFGDDLYRHPMFERILQQNIINYSSLEPTKYSEIHEKMAADDPSKEAGQFEYIIIVPNDPIFIAWADTLKLFRKKQGIKTGIFTTAETGNTPDSMEAFIDNAYNTWTIKPLAVLMMSDLAPSAKAYGLTSSKLMLHPGGYPQYVSDNVFADINITNTASTWDNGGAPEMVFARMPAQTVTHCSTMVRKIIRYETSPPSSASFYNTPISAAGWQTDRWFGICTEIVRGFLVNKLGKTPAQQYNVVGGYSAPAAGAAWSSTNPSALVAAYGTAGEGYIANTVPSGMNWNSGSTAGMINAVNNGGFMIMHRDHGLYSGWGEPDFQGSDIASLTNTNHTFVFSMNCQTGAFQYATAPGTFSEIFHRSRYGALGVMCATEVSYSFVNDAIIMGIMDGMWPNFNTTNNWDVPNAGTGQTYDRYTEDLRPAFAMVSGKWHLMTQTYTDPAIPADYKEFTCQLFHVFGDPFMTFCSQVPDTFALTYNASINTGTQTFNVNVKKKGGANLQGALVGLYMSVPAKGSTKATDICTSKLSDASGNVSFTINPANAGQLTVTATKSNFVRGNFASTVSLPGAVSLASFTAAPSSGGVLLSWQTASEVNCQSWRIERSTVADGSFDEIGTVNGNGTVYEISNYQFTDASIPTVGEYYYKLVEIDVSGKETTFGPINVSYSGPLASYDYKLEQSYPNPTTGGVAIKYSLKEPGQTSLKIYNILGAEIKTLINARQNAGSFSAPWNGRDNSGREVAKGVYFYKLVTGNFSATRKLMLLR
- a CDS encoding S8 family serine peptidase: MHKKSVIILAVAMLAASQALATDPTVLKFRIGAFSTSNGMPSYKNLGLERAEVVKSDEAAYYLVQFTGPVLDAWRDQVVRVGGKVFDYIPNYAHIVKMTPQVKALVEKMPMVQFVGYNQPAFRISPYLLSAPEQFPLDDPGKIMLKILTFEVADAKPVMDRLLAKKDVSYDKHGENIICIWIPTDQAIEIAKEIANYPEVYWVERYGRPSLHNAWSRWINQSLDTTNMKAAADSWKSALTMNTANDSLIMPIYKRGLYGQGQIVGDDDTGMDWDNIYFRDGAGLKPIFDRDTSSVTGRDTLVFGTNAHRKIVAYNVFADTFDNNSSGHGSHTAGSIGADSLGWLTTQASLPRAMGMAPKCRIAFSDLEPSTGGLNTPANIGRIYIWAYNAGARITSSSWGWSGSSTLDYYHTDSRNIDTVAWAHQDLVMFRSAGNGNTSGERVNYPATAKNIVCVGASESGFGSGATTWAVNGTATRNELLDVAEFSSHGPTQEGLRRPTLLGCGGWYIWSVDSDGLLTSNNTGIMTMGGTSMSTPTMAGMGALVRQYLTEGWYPTGTKVAGNAIVAPKGALIKSLMMLATRNFNGAYSCDALANVSSVSQNVPSQGQGWGGVVLDDALYFSGDARKLRVDDAKSFTATGQTYTYTINTGTSVTQPLKIVLVYYDYPSAAPSSDISVNNLNLTVTDGTNTYLGNVFGQPASNGFSITGGAADTINPEEVVWLAPASSKSKANRTFTITVTAATINRGPQPFAITVGGDIVASAGFPQAVEMTSFSAMAVNNVVEVRWRTESEKECDHWLIERSTTEDGNFIEVGKVAGNLTTNEPHQYSYTDASNLQTGIYYYRLAEVDLSGTKTYYGPMLVEFGGKDLPLNYRLEKAYPNPAASGVTIKYALRNTGRTSIKVYNVLGQEIRTLVDGIQPAGYYSLPWDGKDSRGQKAANGVYLYKMTAGEFSATGKVMIIR